A window of the Helianthus annuus cultivar XRQ/B chromosome 4, HanXRQr2.0-SUNRISE, whole genome shotgun sequence genome harbors these coding sequences:
- the LOC110935383 gene encoding transcription initiation factor TFIID subunit 13, with protein MRHSKQTKSAFLYRHTCNYRHTTVATKHIITTRLLRWLHYILSGVGGVELRKKKLRVLKQPLLETVALVEDIVVEYVTAMVHKAQDIASKRGKLLTEYFLFSIRKDLPKLNRCKELLSMNEELKQARKAFDVDEEKMASAE; from the exons ATGAGACACTCAAAGCAAACTAAATCTGCATTTTTATACAG GCACACATGCAATTACAGACACACCACCGTTGCTACAAAGCATATTATTACTACAAGACTCTTGAGATGGCTGCATTATATACTCAGCGGTGTTGGAGGCGTCGAGTTGCGAAAAAAAAAGCTTCGGGTCCTTAAACAG CCATTGCTCGAGACTGTTGCTCTTGTGGAGGACATTGTTGTCGAGTATGTGACAGCTATG GTGCATAAAGCGCAAGACATTGCATCAAAGAGGGGAAAGCTATTGACTGAGTATTTCTTGTTCTCGATCCGCAAG GACTTGCCCAAGTTAAACCGTTGTAAAGAACTGTTGTCGATGAACGAAGAGCTGAAACAAGCCAGGAAGGCATTCGATGTGGACGAGGAAAAGATGGCTTCCGCAGAGTAA
- the LOC110935478 gene encoding probable (S)-N-methylcoclaurine 3'-hydroxylase isozyme 2 — MDITTFLKDNNFSSPLLFFTTIFLVLLVLKQTKLFYYKSDENLPPGPTKLPIIGNLHQLGDKPHVTLANLAKRYGPLISLRLGKQLLVVASTPEAAKEILQTHDRLLSARSVPSAFQQPSLLPHSLMWNECNQTWKTLRTLCRTEMFSVKALESHSRLREENFAKLIDFLRKKQGQVINMEDMIFTTLFNTLTSIIFAKQFIDLADENETHDLLKETINKVIEYAGRFFEGFDLHGTRKGAMKEYKKIFAYLEDTIEERRACVNSSTWSSEKAQSFLDRLLENGFSNNQIYQPVLELLVAGTNTTTTTVIWAMSELIRNKDVMSKVQKEIKNEITSDQITNSQLSKLTYLQACIKETFRLHPPVPLLLPHKAIETCEVMNYTIPKNAKIHVNLWAMGRDPNVWDNPLSFNPERFMNSKVDFKGQDFELLPFGSGRRACPGMPSGIKSVESVLAYLIREFDWDLPNGDDPSKLDMNERFGLALKREKPLMLIFKQRN; from the exons ATGGATATCACAACTTTTCTTAAAGATAACAATTTCTCCTCGCCTCTTCTCTTTTTCACCACAATCTTTCTAGTTTTACTTGTACTAAAGCAAACAAAATTGTTTTATTACAAGAGTGATGAAAACCTCCCACCAGGTCCAACAAAGTTGCCAATCATCGGAAACCTACATCAACTGGGAGACAAACCTCATGTTACGCTTGCCAATCTGGCCAAAAGATATGGCCCACTCATATCTCTTCGCTTAGGCAAGCAACTTCTTGTGGTCGCCTCTACACCAGAGGCGGCCAAAGAAATCCTCCAGACTCATGATCGCCTTCTTTCCGCTCGTAGTGTGCCTAGTGCATTTCAACAACCATCTCTATTACCTCACTCCCTTATGTGGAATGAGTGCAACCAAACATGGAAAACCCTAAGAACCCTTTGTCGAACCGAAATGTTTTCGGTTAAAGCTTTAGAATCCCATTCGAGATTACGAGAGGAAAACTTTGCTAAGTTGATAGATTTCTTACGTAAAAAGCAAGGGCAAGTGATTAACATGGAGGATATGATTTTCACTACATTGTTCAACACACTGACTTCCATTATCTTTGCCAAACAATTTATTGATTTGGCTGACGAAAATGAAACTCATGATTTGTTGAAGGAGACAATAAATAAAGTAATCGAATATGCTGGTCGTTTTTTTGAAGGGTTTGATCTTCATGGAACAAGGAAAGGTGCCATGAAAGAATACAAGAAGATCTTTGCATATTTGGAAGATACAATTGAGGAAAGACGAGCATGTGTCAATTCTTCAACATGGTCATCAGAAAAAGCCCAATCTTTTTTGGACCGCTTGCTCGAAAATGGATTCTCAAACAACCAAATATATCAACCGGTTTTG GAATTATTGGTAGCCGGAACAAATACAACAACCACGACTGTGATATGGGCTATGTCGGAGCTTATACGAAACAAAGATGTCATGTCCAAAGtacaaaaagaaataaaaaatgaaataaCCTCGGACCAAATCACCAACTCTCAACTATCTAAATTAACTTATCTACAAGCATGCATCAAAGAAACGTTCAGATTACACCCGCCCGTGCCTCTTCTCCTTCCTCATAAGGCGATTGAAACGTGTGAGGTTATGAACTACACAATTcctaaaaatgcaaaaatacatgTGAACCTTTGGGCGATGGGTCGAGACCCTAATGTTTGGGACAACCCTTTATCTTTCAATCCCGAAAGATTTATGAACTCAAAAGTGGATTTTAAAGGCCAAGACTTCGAGTTATTGCCATTTGGTTCGGGGAGGAGAGCATGTCCTGGAATGCCATCCGGAATCAAGAGCGTTGAATCCGTGTTGGCGTATTTGATTCGTGAGTTCGATTGGGACCTCCCAAACGGTGATGATCCATCAAAGCTAGACATGAATGAAAGATTTGGGCTAgctttaaaaagggaaaagcctTTGATGCTAATCTTTAAACAAAGAAATTAA